The genomic window AATACATGTTTCCTCTCTAGTTCTAGTTAGAGGGCATCAGTCCAGTTGTGCAACagttgtgaaatgttagaatttcAATAAAATTGTAGTTGGTATTGTTTACATATTCAAAATTCCACAGATAATGAAAAGTTGCCCATTTCAATGGGAAAAGTTGCAGCAATCATTGCTGGCAACATTATGGGCCTATTGGATAATGAAAACAACCTGTTGAATCGAAAGTATGTCTACTCGAAAATAGTTGGGTTCTGCTGGATCATCTTATATAATCCATACAAATTTAATGGACAGCACTCCAAAGGTTCAATTTCAAGgtctttcatgttttttttttacattttgtgtgATGTTTATAACCACATGAGATGATGTCATATAAATGGTGGTATCTTTTAAATGACCTATTAGCTATAATTAGTTCACCTAGTTTCACTCATGGCCATGGGCACTATCTTGTGTTACTTAGACCTATACTTATAGAACTGTTTAATTTGTTGGTCTATGTTATCTGTAACATCAATTAACATCTTACAGTAAAAACAGCTATTTTTGTTCATTCATGCTGTTTCTGTGTATTTTTTAACTCCAGATTGTGAGATTGTCTTAACCAACCTTGCATCTCCCAcatgtatccctctctctcttccgccAAACTGTGCCATGTAAAAGGGCACAATGCATTCCTGACTGTTGTGCTGAACCAGGCTTCGCCTGAGAGGGGCAGGTGCTTGGTATCACGCGCCTCATCAAGTAGGGTATCCTTGAGGCATGAGCCACACAGGGACCTGGGAAATGCCTGACCTCTCTTTAGACCTGATAAATCCTCCTCAATGTGGACCCCGGTCTATGGCATCCCATGGACATGTGACCTGAAGGGGGAAATTGTCAAATGTATGACTTCTGTCTTAGTCGACGCCCTGTCAGTACTGTCATGGGTCAGTGTGTTGGTGGTCAGTTTTAATAGGTATTCacacatacaaaaacaataaatatcTTATTCTTGCTCTGCAATGTACCACTTCATGTTTTTTCCATTAACTTCTTTCGGAGAAGGTTCAATCTTTTTTAGGTATCATTGGATTGTGTATTTACTGTATGTCCATGTCTGTATTCCATtagcagacaataacacaaatATAACATGTATTTGACTTTATATCATAATAGCAGCCTCAAGTCTTATTATATGCATTCCAGTATGATCTACCTGTGACTTCCTCTAGGTGTGGAGTGTGTGAGAGGCCTGGGCTTGCCCAGCAGAGTTCCAGATGGCCTATTGAGTTCCAGGCATAATGAGGGGTGATGGATCATTGGCGGCTGTGGCAGGGTGGGGCGCAACCGTGAATAGGGGCTAAGTGTGGGAAAGAGGAGCAGGTTGGAGCTCTCACACATTCCtcactggagagagggagagggcctTTGGCTGCACACAGACACTGGGACATCTGGGCTCAAAACTATGGagactgttttggtgtgtgtgcgtgtgtccatgCACGtgggcgagtgtgtgtgtgtgtgtgtgtgtgtgtgtgtgtgtgtgtgtgtgtgtgtgtgtgtgtgtgtgtgtgtgtgtgtgtgtgtgtgtgtgtgtgtgtggaggggctcATAATGAGGCCATCGCTTTACTTCCTGAATAGATGGAATGTCCACATTGGAATGTGTTCATACTCAAATAATGTTTTCATCTGCATAGTCATGACTCACTTATTAGAAATATCTTTAAAGAGAGAAGAAAAGACATACCAGAAATGATTTCCCTCCAAAAATACCCTTGCCATCTGCCTCTTTACACATCAAGCATTGACAAATAACTCACAGATTTTGTCCATTTAGTTTAGAGCAACCATTTGAATCAATGTTAAACATTTTAATGCAACTGTCTAGTAAGTTACTGAAGTATGTAGACATTTACCAATTCTATTGACTTATTCACGAGTGATAGGAGATACATTATTTAGTAATAGCCTCTAATGATAAGAGAGTGAAGTTCACTGTATTGTACTGTCCGAAGGCTTCAGTGGGAGCAGATGTTTGAGTGCAGGTTCCATTAATGAGAGGCCAGAGGagattagaggaggagaggtgcaATCAGTGTTAGGTAGGTGTGCACGCACACAGGCCAGCCATGTGAACGAGGGCGAGGTGGGGGGAACACACGTGCCCCCTGGCTAAGCAGTGCCTCTGATCTGGGCAGCAGGTTGAAAGGGTGTCTCTAGAGGGGGGCAAGGGGGTGGTggatggaggggagatggggtGTGGCCTATTGACAGGAGGAGGTGTGAGTAGGATCCTCTCCTGCTTTCCCACACTCTCTTTCACATTTACTACATATTCTGTGGGCGGCTGAGTGAAGGTGTCTCACAATGGAAGTGTGCCTTCCCAGAAGGTGCTGGATAATTGTGTTTAATTGGCATCTACAATGtgaatgtttctctctctatcactttctctctctctctttctctcgctctctctttctctctctctcccagtgtacCTTTCTCCTGCTTTCTGTACATGTGAAAGACAGAGAAGATGTAAATGGTATATAAGTTACGGATGTAAgggaagagaaattatagaattTATACAGCACACTTACAGTACTATCACAGTATTGCAGTACATTCAATTTGATTTATTTGAATTCATGTTGATTTTTAATTAACATTGTGTCTTCTGATTATATTCATTGTCTCCTTAATAGGTTAGCATTCATTTCTGCAATGTGAAGTGTGCAGTATCTATATGCTTTTAGGGTTCCTTATCAAGTCTGACTCAGTCCCGATCTGCAGAGGCCTGATAGGGAATGTTCCCAGGTAATAAAAGTGTAACGACCTGCTCGTGTTCAGTTTGTGCCTCTGATATCTGCAGCACCGTTCCCTCTGTTGAGACCAGTAAACCATGAGATAATGGATGCCTCTCCCATTGTTGTGTCCGCCTCGCCCACTGGCCTCTGAGTGTGGGAAAGCTAATCCAGCCTGGTACACATGGCTTTGTAATGCTAATGGGCTCCTATAAATAGGGGAGTGGGCTCCTCTCTCAGCTCACAACTCTCTCGCCTTCCTCAGAGAAGTACACTCTCTCTCTAACAGAATGGCTCCTACCTACACCAGAGACTCTGACAACACCATGCTCTCTACTAAAGACAAACATAAAGTAAGTATTGTTTATATCACATTTGGAGTTACTCTGTTATATGGAATCCTTTTCTTCATGATTTGAACTTAAAGGACAGATAACTAACTGAATGCCCTCTTTTCTTCATCAGCTAAGGAAACCAGTTGTGGAGAAGATGCGTAGAGACCGCATCAACACCTGCATAGAGCAGCTCAAGACCCTGCTGGAGAGGGAGTTCCACAAACAGGACCCCAATGCCAAGCTGGAGAAGGCTGACATCCTGGAGATGACGGTGGGGTTCCTGAAGCAGCAGCTGCAGCCTCAGAGCCCAGTCCCTCAGAGGGCCCACAGTGAGGGCTACTCCCAGTGCTGGAGGGAGACACTGCACTTCCTGTCTTCCAGCTCCATGAAGGACATGATGCTCCAGAACCTCCAGAGAGCTGGCCAGGacatctgcctctcctctccactctcctcccaaCACCAAAACCACAGCCAGGGCCCAGTGAAGCAGGCCACAAGTGGCCACGAACCAGTCTGGAGACCTTGGTAGAACCACCGCATAGAGACTCTCTATCTCACAAACTGGATGGGAGTTTACCATCTTTCATCCTGTAGGAAATACATTTCCAAACGTTAtactgaaattatattattttcttGTTATATTTGAACGGAATTCTACTGATGTGATTATTTGTTCTCAGAGAAGAAGCTGAAAACATATTTGTATTAATTCATAATGAAAAATATGTTTGATATTTTAcgtgtatgtttatgtgtgtatgcatTTTGTGCTCACTTGATGCACCAATGTGTTCTTTAGTCCTTTCATTTTCTATGAAGATGATTTGTAAAGGTTATATCTTAACATGTATTGTTGCTTAGCTAACTCAAATCTGGCTTTAACTCTATTGTATGTACTGTTCTATTGAAGGACATTTACAAATGCTTTGATATGCCTTTTGTAAAGGCTTTTTGGGACCTTGTTGTTCCCCCATAGGCACTGTTGTgctgtgaaatgtattgttgacACTGTGTGTCTTTCATTCTCACTTGATAAAGTGAACAGACACATAAAATGGATTCCAATAAATGTTTTGGAAAGTaaccatactgtgtgtgtgtttctaaagGAGCTGTAGTTAACCAGGGGATGATGGGGAAGTGGAGATAAACAGGGAACAACAGATAACACAAACAGGCAGATGCACTGATAGATACTATAGGTAGAAGAGCAGGCATCTGGCCACATCATATAAAGTAAATCACAGTCTAATGCCTGTAAACCTAAGTTGTAGGGTCACAATTACTGTAATGGAATTCTCTATCTAGCTGTTACATTGAAGTAATTGGATATTGCTGCATTGCATAGTTTATCTTGTGAGATGCACTTCTTTTCAAATATAAATTTTGAAAATAGCTGCCTGCCCGAATATAGTTGCTTAATTTGGTGAGCTCACATCTCAATGCCAACCTGGAAATGTTGCGTGGTATATCTTGACATTTACATGAACATGTTATTGTTAAATTGAGATCACATTGAAAGTGATGTACAGTCAAtggaataatacaaataataaaaacTGTGTTTATTAGTACATGTTGTGCTGAGACATATGTGTTGGTATTGGTGGTGGAACTGCATGTCTTGAACAGGCCATATTGATACTTTGTAGAGGTCAATAATCAATTATC from Salmo trutta chromosome 16, fSalTru1.1, whole genome shotgun sequence includes these protein-coding regions:
- the LOC115150700 gene encoding transcription factor HES-5, yielding MAPTYTRDSDNTMLSTKDKHKLRKPVVEKMRRDRINTCIEQLKTLLEREFHKQDPNAKLEKADILEMTVGFLKQQLQPQSPVPQRAHSEGYSQCWRETLHFLSSSSMKDMMLQNLQRAGQDICLSSPLSSQHQNHSQGPVKQATSGHEPVWRPW